Proteins from one Nakamurella multipartita DSM 44233 genomic window:
- a CDS encoding dihydrofolate reductase family protein codes for MRTLALVEFLTVDGVMQGLGSPGEDTDGGFTHGGWGTPYAPALGQVVDPGGLGRTTGYLFGRRTYLKMADFWPHQGDDNPIAASMNHSPKYVVSNQLTEVNWAGTTILTGDPVPAVRELKAQGEGDITVLGSGHLARTLLAAGLVDELRLFVHPLLMGTGKRLFGELPDPRTLTLQTVARTDLGTVALVYRIG; via the coding sequence ATGAGAACACTGGCACTGGTCGAGTTCCTCACCGTCGACGGCGTCATGCAGGGGCTGGGATCGCCCGGGGAGGACACCGACGGCGGCTTCACCCACGGCGGCTGGGGCACCCCGTACGCTCCCGCGCTCGGTCAGGTGGTCGACCCCGGCGGGCTGGGCCGGACCACCGGGTACCTGTTCGGGCGGCGCACCTATCTGAAGATGGCCGACTTCTGGCCGCACCAGGGCGACGACAACCCGATCGCGGCGAGCATGAACCACAGCCCCAAGTACGTGGTGTCCAACCAGCTGACCGAGGTGAACTGGGCCGGCACCACGATCCTGACCGGCGACCCGGTGCCCGCCGTGCGAGAGCTCAAGGCCCAGGGCGAGGGCGACATCACCGTGCTCGGCAGCGGCCACCTGGCCCGCACCCTGCTGGCCGCCGGGCTGGTCGACGAGCTGCGGCTGTTCGTGCACCCGCTGCTGATGGGCACTGGTAAGCGGCTGTTCGGTGAGCTGCCCGACCCGCGGACGCTGACCCTGCAGACGGTGGCCCGGACCGACCTGGGCACGGTCGCCTTGGTCTACCGGATCGGTTGA
- a CDS encoding GNAT family N-acetyltransferase, which produces MSRCTVHPATADDLDPEEVLELYRSVGWTGYTDRPAVLAAALAGSTHLVVARTGDGVLAGLARVVSDRATIAYLQDVLVHPDQQRRGLGAALITAALAPFTGVRQQVLLTDDEPGSRAFYTALGWAEVGADEPRLRAYVRIVD; this is translated from the coding sequence GTGTCCCGCTGCACCGTCCACCCGGCCACCGCCGACGACCTCGATCCGGAGGAGGTGCTCGAGCTCTACCGGTCCGTGGGGTGGACCGGCTACACGGACCGGCCGGCGGTGCTGGCAGCCGCCCTGGCCGGCAGCACGCACCTGGTCGTGGCCCGCACGGGCGACGGGGTGCTCGCCGGCCTGGCCCGGGTGGTCTCGGACCGGGCCACCATCGCCTACCTCCAGGACGTGCTGGTCCACCCGGACCAGCAGCGCCGCGGCCTCGGCGCGGCCCTGATCACGGCGGCGTTAGCGCCCTTCACCGGCGTCCGCCAGCAGGTGCTGCTGACCGACGACGAACCCGGCTCACGGGCCTTCTACACCGCCCTCGGGTGGGCCGAGGTCGGCGCCGACGAGCCACGGCTGCGGGCCTACGTCCGGATCGTCGACTGA
- a CDS encoding SOS response-associated peptidase — protein sequence MCGRYALTMEPEALYGTFDAEPDEHAGGASGLYGGDPVRPRYNIAPTLTVPVVRLEPRVAPEDAARQIEPMRWGLVPSWAKDLSVGNRMFNARVESLGAKAAFRTALIKRRCLIPASGYYEWRVLGDETVRGRRRPVKQAYYLTPQDGSVMAFAGLWEYWRPAGAESGQGVVSMTIITAPAVGAMREIHERMPLVLPASEWAAWLDPRVDPAPMLGPPPDELVAAIERRPVGPQVGNVANDDPGLIAQVAQLTEPVEQPTLL from the coding sequence ATGTGTGGCCGTTACGCGTTGACGATGGAACCGGAGGCCCTGTACGGCACCTTCGACGCCGAGCCGGACGAGCACGCCGGAGGCGCCTCGGGCCTGTACGGGGGTGATCCGGTCCGTCCCCGGTACAACATCGCCCCGACCCTGACCGTGCCGGTGGTGCGGCTGGAGCCACGGGTCGCCCCGGAGGACGCCGCCCGGCAGATCGAACCGATGCGCTGGGGCCTGGTGCCCTCGTGGGCCAAGGATCTCTCGGTCGGCAACCGGATGTTCAACGCCCGCGTCGAATCGCTCGGTGCGAAGGCGGCGTTCCGGACCGCGCTGATCAAGCGGCGCTGCCTGATCCCGGCCAGCGGGTATTACGAGTGGCGGGTGCTCGGCGACGAGACCGTCCGGGGTCGCCGGCGGCCGGTCAAGCAGGCTTACTACCTCACGCCGCAAGACGGCAGCGTGATGGCCTTCGCCGGGTTGTGGGAGTACTGGCGGCCGGCCGGGGCCGAGTCCGGTCAGGGCGTGGTGTCCATGACGATCATCACCGCCCCCGCCGTGGGCGCGATGCGGGAGATCCACGAACGGATGCCGCTGGTCCTGCCGGCCTCGGAGTGGGCGGCCTGGCTGGACCCGCGGGTCGATCCGGCCCCGATGCTCGGCCCACCCCCGGACGAGCTGGTCGCGGCGATCGAACGGCGCCCGGTGGGTCCCCAGGTGGGCAACGTCGCCAACGATGACCCCGGACTGATCGCCCAGGTGGCGCAATTGACCGAGCCGGTGGAGCAACCGACCCTGCTCTGA
- a CDS encoding serine/threonine-protein kinase has protein sequence MVLNAGEQFAGYTIESVLGTGGMGAVYLAKHPRLPRRDALKLLNPAFSNDPNFRTRFEREADLAAGLVHRNIVAVYDRGSVDGQLWISMQYVAGVDASVAARAGDGSMTPHRVVHIISEVGAGLDYAHRAGLLHRDVKPANILLAAPDDPSEPEHVLLTDFGIAKSTTEEVQHLTGTGNLLATLAYASPEQIEARHLDHRVDIYALGCVLYELLTGSVPYPENSPFATMTAHLKNPIPKVTDTVPWLPPGLNAVVAKAMAKNPDERYNSCRELSLAARAALVAADPALSTPTRAEVAVIPAEANPNPKPNPEHTAQDVAVPAVAAAAVAAVEDRSLTTPRPPYTVGVRRIDRVQGTVAELGPINTSGLPAQDRIEVERLLLEEVRFFDLPPRLRQVLVVPGDVFQEITVRNHDVTRTVGYEREGSQHPKALDDLVVLLERHAGWQVRQLNTGPQRVPGAWTPTGNIPPLGAGAVRPTEVNARGPVGGYHPTGPTGAYPPGGAYPSGPHQGYQTGPVSLTGPTQTAARPSGAKKWILIGLAAVLVIAGGITAAIVLGGGGGGGGIAAPANLAAKADDQRDITVSWSPTAGATGYTVARNGQTVYTGVSTSWVDPRALPGNYSYVVTATNAARQTSPAAGPVVVTVENKGWGALTNVAADFDRLIPQTPAEKGYEDATCTSASDNFGSNADGIINCTDSQGVVFWVMHFPSTDALDTYIQASFGDSPEQTKWTREDDDNAGMRYGSADSTTNPSYLVTTFNDPKFADYIVYAEWDGHTTLDLLDEWWHPAPF, from the coding sequence GTGGTCCTGAACGCGGGCGAACAGTTCGCCGGATACACGATCGAGTCGGTGCTGGGCACCGGCGGGATGGGTGCGGTCTATCTGGCCAAGCACCCCCGGCTGCCGCGCCGTGACGCGCTCAAGCTGCTCAACCCCGCCTTCTCCAACGACCCGAACTTCCGCACCCGGTTCGAGCGGGAGGCCGACCTGGCGGCCGGCCTGGTGCATCGCAACATCGTGGCCGTCTACGACCGGGGATCGGTCGACGGTCAGCTGTGGATCTCGATGCAGTACGTGGCCGGCGTCGACGCCTCGGTGGCCGCCCGGGCCGGCGACGGGTCGATGACCCCGCACCGGGTCGTGCACATCATCAGCGAGGTCGGTGCCGGGCTGGACTATGCGCACCGGGCCGGCCTGCTGCACCGCGACGTCAAGCCGGCGAACATCCTGCTGGCCGCGCCGGACGACCCCAGCGAGCCCGAGCACGTACTGCTCACCGACTTCGGCATCGCCAAGTCGACCACCGAGGAGGTGCAGCACCTCACCGGCACCGGCAACCTGCTGGCCACCCTGGCCTACGCCTCGCCGGAGCAGATCGAGGCCCGGCACCTGGACCACCGGGTCGACATCTACGCCTTGGGCTGCGTGCTCTACGAGCTGCTCACCGGGTCGGTGCCCTACCCGGAGAACTCGCCGTTCGCGACGATGACGGCCCACCTGAAGAACCCGATCCCGAAGGTCACGGACACGGTCCCGTGGCTGCCGCCCGGCCTGAACGCCGTGGTGGCCAAGGCGATGGCCAAGAACCCGGACGAGCGGTACAACAGCTGCCGCGAGCTGAGTCTGGCCGCCCGGGCCGCGCTGGTCGCCGCCGATCCCGCGCTGTCCACCCCGACCCGCGCCGAGGTGGCGGTGATACCGGCCGAGGCCAACCCGAATCCCAAGCCCAACCCCGAGCACACCGCCCAGGACGTCGCGGTGCCTGCGGTGGCGGCCGCGGCGGTCGCCGCGGTGGAGGATCGGTCGCTGACGACCCCGCGGCCGCCGTACACGGTGGGGGTGCGCCGGATCGACCGCGTGCAGGGCACGGTCGCCGAACTGGGTCCGATCAACACCAGCGGTCTGCCCGCGCAGGACCGGATCGAGGTCGAGCGGCTGCTGTTGGAGGAAGTTCGGTTCTTCGACCTACCGCCGCGTCTGCGCCAGGTTCTGGTCGTCCCGGGCGATGTGTTCCAGGAGATCACCGTCAGGAACCACGACGTCACCCGCACGGTCGGGTACGAACGGGAGGGCTCGCAGCACCCGAAGGCGCTCGACGACCTGGTCGTCCTGTTGGAGCGGCATGCGGGCTGGCAGGTCCGCCAGCTCAACACCGGGCCGCAGCGAGTGCCCGGGGCGTGGACCCCGACCGGCAACATCCCGCCACTGGGCGCCGGCGCGGTCCGGCCCACCGAGGTCAACGCCCGCGGCCCGGTCGGCGGCTATCACCCGACCGGACCCACCGGCGCCTACCCGCCGGGCGGGGCCTACCCGTCCGGGCCGCACCAGGGCTATCAGACCGGGCCGGTCTCGCTGACCGGGCCGACCCAGACCGCCGCCCGCCCGAGCGGGGCCAAGAAGTGGATCCTGATCGGGCTGGCCGCCGTGCTGGTGATCGCCGGCGGCATCACCGCCGCGATCGTGCTCGGCGGCGGCGGGGGAGGGGGTGGGATTGCCGCCCCGGCCAACCTCGCGGCCAAGGCCGACGACCAGCGGGACATCACGGTGAGCTGGTCGCCCACCGCCGGAGCCACCGGCTACACCGTGGCCCGCAATGGTCAGACGGTCTACACCGGCGTCAGCACCTCCTGGGTCGACCCGCGGGCGCTGCCCGGCAACTACAGCTATGTCGTGACCGCCACCAATGCCGCCCGGCAGACGTCCCCGGCGGCGGGGCCCGTCGTGGTCACCGTGGAGAACAAGGGCTGGGGCGCGCTGACCAATGTGGCCGCGGACTTCGACCGCCTGATCCCCCAGACGCCGGCCGAGAAGGGTTACGAGGACGCCACCTGCACCAGCGCCAGCGACAACTTCGGCAGCAACGCCGACGGCATCATCAACTGCACCGACAGTCAGGGCGTCGTCTTCTGGGTGATGCATTTCCCCAGCACCGATGCGCTGGACACCTACATCCAGGCCAGCTTCGGCGACTCACCGGAGCAGACCAAGTGGACCCGGGAGGACGACGACAACGCCGGGATGCGCTACGGATCGGCGGACAGCACCACCAACCCGTCCTACTTGGTGACTACCTTCAACGACCCGAAGTTTGCGGACTACATCGTCTACGCGGAGTGGGACGGGCACACCACGCTGGACCTGCTTGATGAGTGGTGGCACCCGGCCCCGTTCTGA
- a CDS encoding serine/threonine-protein kinase, whose product MVLQDTPAQAVPVLADFRVIRLIGEGNHGRFYLAQPPARLGIDDEYVAVKVFAGQCSEDAYRRGTRELRAFAAVASPYLARVYDAVLEDNFMYAMEYFPLGSLSAPARPLTRDEVLRAVEHAARAVHDLHEAGMAHGDVKPGNVMVHDGGGKLSDLGLARVFNAGAALTGMAPETSVEYLDPSLLLGEPPSRATDIWALGATLHRALSGAGLYGELPEHQPLLAIRRVQSSAPTVHPSLTPAEAELVLSCLAPLDTRPATAAEVADRIAALRSA is encoded by the coding sequence GTGGTGCTTCAGGACACCCCCGCGCAGGCCGTTCCGGTGCTCGCCGATTTCCGGGTCATCCGCCTGATCGGTGAGGGCAACCACGGCCGGTTCTACCTGGCCCAGCCGCCGGCCCGACTGGGCATCGACGACGAGTACGTCGCGGTCAAGGTCTTTGCTGGCCAGTGCAGCGAGGACGCCTACCGGCGCGGCACCCGGGAGCTGCGGGCCTTCGCCGCGGTCGCCTCGCCGTACCTGGCCCGGGTGTACGACGCCGTGCTGGAGGACAACTTCATGTACGCCATGGAGTACTTCCCGTTGGGGTCGCTGTCCGCGCCGGCCCGCCCGCTCACCCGGGACGAGGTGCTGCGGGCCGTCGAGCACGCCGCCCGCGCGGTGCACGACCTGCACGAGGCCGGCATGGCCCACGGCGACGTCAAGCCGGGCAACGTGATGGTGCACGACGGCGGCGGCAAGCTGTCCGACCTGGGTCTGGCCCGGGTGTTCAACGCGGGCGCCGCGCTGACCGGGATGGCTCCGGAGACCTCGGTGGAGTACCTGGATCCGTCACTGCTGCTGGGCGAGCCGCCGTCCCGGGCGACCGACATTTGGGCCCTGGGGGCCACCCTGCACCGGGCCCTGTCCGGCGCCGGCCTGTACGGCGAGCTGCCCGAGCATCAGCCGCTGCTGGCGATCCGGCGAGTGCAGAGCTCCGCGCCGACCGTGCATCCCTCGCTCACCCCGGCCGAAGCCGAACTCGTGCTGAGCTGCCTGGCCCCGCTGGACACCCGGCCCGCCACCGCAGCGGAGGTGGCGGACCGGATCGCGGCGCTGCGGTCGGCCTGA
- a CDS encoding cation:proton antiporter produces the protein MHIAALVFIDIAIIMVVARLFGRLAIKIGQPPVVGEIVAGIAMGPSLLGLLPGELEATLFPPEVLPYLNILAQLGLVLFMFIVGLELDMLLIRGREKVAGTISAASVALPFALGAGLSLVLFPFHDETATGPVAPLALALFMGVAMSITAFPVLARILTDRGMHRTPIGVLALACAAVDDIIAWTLLAFVVAVVQGNGPLDVLRIVILTAIFAAIMFGLVRPLLKRLNEWYQRAGRLTPDILSVVLIGVLASAFVTEIIGIHAIFGAFVFGAVMPRQGAADLTREILERLEQVSVLLLLPLFFVVTGLSTNILGLTGGGLWQLALILLVAIGGKFVGAYAGARAMKVRPRQATALGLLMNTRGLTELVILNVGKQLGVLDGELFTLMVLMALITTAMTGPLLKLVYSDRVMHRDIAEAERAALGVTDSYRVLVLIDDPARARELAQVGAAMLGRGRPAQLVLTRLLIRPTTAPLEVGAPLVPDLARMASTVDELNGLARELREQGVHSSVLTRFSTDPWADLLAQAASAQADVVLVTDTFAASTGSGRPQDPAFTLAIAQVGERPVAPGGSVGVVADGGADGRVAVVLGSAAATRLAGPLHVAVPDGGRAARRVWSALAPLRTGGLAAQLVDGTDEAMAAGLVLLAGGGAFAAELRDTRGTGTVVRIHAGLDDRESELTDQLAKLAESP, from the coding sequence ATGCATATTGCTGCCCTGGTGTTCATCGACATCGCGATCATCATGGTGGTGGCCCGGCTCTTCGGCCGGCTCGCGATCAAGATCGGCCAGCCGCCGGTGGTCGGCGAGATCGTGGCCGGCATCGCGATGGGGCCCAGCCTGCTGGGGCTGCTGCCGGGAGAGCTGGAGGCGACCCTTTTCCCGCCCGAGGTGCTGCCGTACCTGAACATCCTGGCCCAGCTGGGCCTGGTGCTGTTCATGTTCATCGTCGGCCTCGAGCTGGACATGCTGCTCATCCGCGGACGCGAGAAGGTGGCCGGCACGATCTCGGCGGCCTCGGTGGCGCTGCCGTTCGCACTCGGTGCGGGGCTGTCGCTGGTGCTGTTCCCGTTCCACGACGAGACCGCGACCGGGCCGGTGGCCCCGCTGGCGTTGGCCCTGTTCATGGGCGTGGCCATGTCGATCACCGCGTTCCCGGTGCTGGCCCGGATCCTGACCGACCGGGGCATGCACCGCACCCCGATCGGGGTGCTCGCGCTGGCCTGCGCGGCGGTGGACGACATCATCGCCTGGACCCTGCTGGCGTTCGTGGTCGCCGTCGTGCAGGGCAACGGCCCGCTGGACGTGCTGCGCATCGTCATCCTGACCGCGATCTTCGCCGCCATCATGTTCGGCCTGGTCCGGCCCCTGCTCAAGCGTCTGAACGAGTGGTACCAGCGGGCCGGCCGGCTCACCCCGGACATCCTGTCGGTGGTGCTCATCGGGGTGCTGGCGTCCGCGTTCGTCACCGAGATCATCGGCATCCACGCCATCTTCGGGGCCTTCGTGTTCGGCGCCGTGATGCCCCGCCAGGGTGCCGCGGATCTGACCAGGGAGATCCTGGAGCGGCTGGAGCAGGTCAGCGTCCTGCTGCTGCTGCCGCTGTTCTTCGTGGTCACCGGGCTGTCCACGAACATCCTCGGGCTGACCGGCGGCGGTCTCTGGCAGCTCGCGTTGATCCTGCTGGTGGCCATCGGCGGGAAGTTCGTCGGCGCCTACGCCGGGGCCCGGGCGATGAAGGTCCGCCCCCGCCAGGCCACCGCGCTCGGGCTGCTGATGAACACCCGGGGCCTGACCGAACTGGTCATCCTCAACGTGGGCAAGCAGCTGGGCGTCCTGGACGGCGAGCTGTTCACCTTGATGGTGCTGATGGCCCTGATCACCACCGCGATGACCGGACCGCTGCTCAAACTGGTCTACTCGGACCGGGTCATGCACCGCGACATCGCCGAGGCCGAACGGGCCGCCCTGGGAGTCACCGACTCGTACCGGGTGTTGGTGCTGATCGACGACCCGGCCCGGGCCCGGGAGCTGGCCCAGGTCGGCGCGGCCATGCTGGGCCGGGGCCGGCCGGCCCAACTGGTGCTGACCCGGCTGCTGATCCGGCCGACGACGGCCCCGCTGGAGGTCGGTGCCCCGCTGGTGCCCGACCTGGCCCGGATGGCCAGCACCGTGGACGAACTGAACGGGCTGGCCCGGGAGCTGCGCGAGCAGGGCGTGCACTCGAGCGTGCTGACCCGGTTCTCCACCGATCCCTGGGCCGATCTGCTCGCTCAGGCGGCCAGTGCGCAGGCCGACGTGGTGCTGGTGACGGACACGTTCGCCGCCTCGACCGGGTCGGGCCGCCCGCAGGATCCGGCGTTCACCCTGGCCATCGCGCAGGTGGGGGAGCGGCCGGTGGCGCCGGGCGGATCGGTGGGTGTGGTCGCCGACGGTGGCGCCGACGGCCGGGTGGCCGTCGTGCTCGGCTCGGCCGCGGCAACCCGGCTGGCCGGCCCGCTGCACGTGGCCGTGCCGGACGGCGGTCGCGCCGCGCGACGGGTCTGGAGCGCGCTGGCGCCGCTGCGGACCGGTGGTCTGGCCGCCCAGCTGGTTGACGGCACCGACGAGGCGATGGCCGCGGGTCTGGTGCTGCTGGCCGGCGGCGGGGCGTTCGCCGCGGAGCTGCGGGACACCCGGGGGACCGGGACGGTCGTGCGGATCCACGCCGGGCTGGACGACCGGGAGAGCGAGCTGACCGATCAGCTGGCCAAGCTCGCCGAGTCCCCCTGA
- a CDS encoding FHA domain-containing protein, producing MISFDEIHGEVLPAGDGPSHLVARVPGVVTVIRRDAAGGEAAAAELLELIRQAAAEAAPAPGRDLARRLTEWVVRTRAVPGFGTIAATDDGIAVFLHGDVTVAELPAPGTAGAPAAEPLHLSGRTAAFTVDRLLPRPAGPIVLTAGDPDRRPADPSIGMPGWSGLVQGLVPGVGIVLGAPAATPAAAPAPGRHASRSVPAPTAEPEATQEQPAARPSREPTAEHPVPDRAAEPEPVPVAEPPRPPLPRADARKFVSTPLGPPATPPAPPSPPPSSPPPSSPPPSSPPPSPPSSAPSSPPPAPPSDEPVKLRPPRLSEQIFGAHQHETPRPPLPVPGAGGTAKPAPPRPGAAGPAHVLVKGFRCSRNHHNDPRVSFCSVCGIRMDQRTGILVDGRRPPLGLLVLDIGSTFVLDDNYLLGRNPEVDEAVISSQLRPIRLDDDSGTLSRVHAEIRLEGWDVLLLDRGSANGTHVAAPGQSGWNRLAPHRPIVLTPGTHVRIGRRVFTFESAHARL from the coding sequence GTGATCAGCTTCGACGAGATCCACGGCGAGGTCCTGCCGGCCGGCGACGGACCGTCCCATCTGGTGGCCCGCGTGCCCGGCGTGGTCACCGTGATCCGTCGGGACGCCGCGGGCGGCGAGGCGGCGGCCGCCGAACTGCTGGAGTTGATCCGGCAGGCCGCGGCCGAAGCGGCGCCGGCCCCCGGCCGCGACCTGGCCCGCCGGCTCACCGAATGGGTGGTGCGAACCCGCGCGGTGCCCGGCTTCGGCACCATCGCCGCCACCGACGACGGCATCGCGGTCTTCCTGCACGGTGACGTCACCGTGGCCGAGCTGCCCGCGCCGGGCACCGCCGGCGCACCCGCGGCCGAGCCGTTGCACCTGTCCGGCCGGACGGCGGCATTCACCGTCGACCGGCTGCTGCCGCGACCGGCCGGCCCGATCGTGCTGACCGCGGGCGACCCGGACCGGCGACCGGCCGACCCGTCGATCGGTATGCCCGGCTGGTCCGGGCTGGTCCAGGGCCTGGTCCCGGGCGTCGGGATCGTGCTGGGGGCGCCGGCCGCCACCCCTGCGGCCGCACCGGCCCCCGGCCGGCATGCCTCCCGGTCGGTGCCGGCGCCGACCGCCGAACCCGAGGCCACCCAGGAGCAGCCGGCCGCCCGCCCGAGCCGGGAGCCGACCGCCGAGCATCCGGTTCCGGACCGGGCCGCCGAGCCGGAGCCGGTGCCGGTGGCCGAGCCCCCGCGGCCGCCGTTGCCCCGGGCCGATGCCCGCAAGTTCGTCAGCACGCCGCTGGGCCCCCCGGCCACTCCTCCAGCCCCGCCCAGCCCACCCCCGAGCAGCCCACCGCCCAGCAGCCCACCTCCTAGTAGCCCGCCGCCCAGCCCGCCCAGCTCGGCGCCCAGTTCGCCGCCGCCGGCCCCGCCCAGCGACGAACCGGTCAAGTTGCGACCACCGCGGCTCTCCGAGCAGATCTTCGGTGCCCACCAGCACGAGACACCGCGGCCGCCGCTGCCGGTGCCGGGCGCCGGCGGGACGGCCAAACCGGCCCCGCCCCGACCCGGTGCCGCCGGCCCCGCCCACGTGCTGGTCAAGGGGTTCCGCTGTTCCCGCAACCACCACAACGACCCGCGGGTCTCGTTCTGCTCGGTCTGCGGGATCCGGATGGACCAACGCACCGGGATCCTGGTGGACGGCCGGCGACCTCCGCTGGGCCTTCTCGTCCTGGACATCGGATCGACGTTCGTACTGGACGACAACTACCTGCTGGGCCGCAATCCCGAGGTCGACGAGGCGGTGATCTCCAGCCAGCTGCGGCCGATCCGGCTGGACGACGACAGCGGCACGCTGTCCCGGGTGCACGCGGAGATCCGGTTGGAGGGCTGGGACGTGCTGCTGCTCGATCGCGGCTCGGCCAACGGCACCCATGTGGCCGCGCCCGGCCAGTCCGGCTGGAACCGGCTCGCCCCGCACCGGCCGATCGTGCTCACCCCGGGCACCCACGTACGGATCGGCCGCCGGGTGTTCACCTTCGAATCCGCGCACGCCCGGCTCTGA
- a CDS encoding FAD/NAD(P)-binding protein, protein MSHPPVRPAPPPPSTRPAGPPSAHPSGSPPGAGARAGGDLTQELIDTDIWTDEMVQRAGIPIIDTKFVTVGGGIGSFVTVDFLRIYGVPAQDITVLTQLETPWQSYEYLTRVSQIPRGERLRSDSKSTPDNIWGFPSYAVREAFGAKGVSGFVKPLWNVLTEPIIENYYTPKAGQAFETMERESNRIGYQQCVRKGQVRMVRRRREGGYFTILTPPPGATATKRLAYRSPFVHIAIGYPGLKLLPDLQRYREYYRDPSRVVNAYEPHEHVYQQLALRPGTVVIRGGGIVASRVLQRLIDDRDRNRLQTQIIHVFRTYITGAHGPNVFKRRRGGDGWAYQGFNYPKSVWGGQLKAKIRGLEGEERAQAYKEMGGTNTPIRKSWQEQLKRGRREGWYRTVTGEVSELRPGPSGQGVITYLQPKGQTGSPGQTVEIYSDFVIDCTGLEADIREHRVLADLLDHSGAGRNPVGRLDVDRSFEVIGTRSQPGRMYASGSATLGGYFPGVDTFLGLQIAAQEICDDLVKLGFCKKFGVAQSTKQWWRWARHRSI, encoded by the coding sequence GTGAGCCATCCGCCCGTTCGACCCGCACCACCACCACCGTCCACCCGACCGGCCGGCCCGCCGTCCGCCCACCCGTCCGGGTCACCACCCGGCGCGGGGGCCCGGGCCGGCGGCGACCTCACCCAGGAACTCATCGACACCGACATCTGGACCGACGAGATGGTCCAGCGCGCCGGCATCCCCATCATCGACACCAAGTTCGTCACGGTCGGTGGTGGGATCGGCTCGTTCGTCACGGTCGACTTCCTGCGCATCTACGGCGTGCCCGCCCAGGACATCACCGTGCTCACCCAGCTCGAGACGCCCTGGCAGAGCTATGAGTACCTGACCCGGGTGTCGCAGATCCCCCGGGGCGAGCGGCTGCGCTCGGACTCCAAGTCCACGCCGGACAACATCTGGGGCTTCCCCTCCTACGCGGTCCGCGAAGCGTTCGGGGCCAAGGGCGTCTCCGGCTTCGTCAAGCCGCTGTGGAACGTGCTGACCGAGCCCATCATCGAGAACTACTACACGCCCAAGGCCGGGCAGGCGTTCGAGACGATGGAGCGCGAGTCCAACCGGATCGGCTACCAGCAGTGCGTGCGCAAGGGCCAGGTCCGGATGGTCCGCCGGCGCCGCGAGGGCGGCTACTTCACCATCCTGACGCCGCCGCCGGGCGCCACCGCGACCAAGCGCCTGGCCTACCGCAGCCCGTTCGTGCACATCGCCATCGGCTACCCGGGGCTCAAGCTGTTGCCCGACCTGCAGCGCTACCGCGAGTACTACCGCGACCCGTCCCGGGTGGTCAACGCCTACGAGCCGCACGAGCACGTCTACCAGCAGCTGGCGCTGCGGCCGGGCACCGTGGTCATCCGGGGCGGCGGCATCGTCGCCTCCCGGGTCCTGCAGCGGCTGATCGACGACCGGGACAGGAACCGGCTGCAGACCCAGATCATCCACGTGTTCCGCACCTACATCACCGGCGCGCACGGCCCGAACGTCTTCAAGCGGCGCCGCGGCGGCGACGGCTGGGCCTACCAGGGCTTCAACTACCCCAAGTCGGTGTGGGGCGGTCAGCTCAAGGCCAAGATCCGGGGCCTGGAGGGCGAGGAACGGGCCCAGGCCTACAAGGAGATGGGCGGCACCAACACCCCCATCCGCAAGTCGTGGCAGGAGCAGCTCAAGCGGGGTCGCCGGGAGGGCTGGTACCGCACCGTCACCGGTGAGGTCAGCGAGTTGCGACCCGGGCCCAGCGGGCAGGGCGTGATCACCTACCTGCAGCCCAAGGGCCAGACCGGCTCGCCGGGGCAGACCGTGGAGATCTACTCCGACTTCGTCATCGACTGCACCGGCCTGGAGGCCGACATCCGGGAGCACCGGGTGCTGGCCGATCTGCTCGATCACTCCGGCGCCGGCCGCAACCCGGTCGGCCGGCTCGATGTCGACCGCAGCTTCGAGGTGATCGGCACCCGCAGCCAGCCGGGCCGGATGTATGCCTCCGGCAGCGCCACCCTCGGCGGGTACTTCCCCGGCGTCGACACCTTCCTCGGTTTGCAGATCGCCGCCCAGGAGATCTGCGACGACCTGGTCAAGCTCGGCTTCTGCAAGAAGTTCGGCGTCGCACAGTCGACCAAACAGTGGTGGCGCTGGGCCCGTCACCGCAGCATCTAG
- the ybaK gene encoding Cys-tRNA(Pro) deacylase, whose product MAGAPTPAIAVLTRAKVAHTLQPYHHDPATTAFGDEVVQALGWPADRVFKTLVATVDGKLTVGIVPVAAQLDLKALAAAAGGKKAGMAKVADAERSSGYVAGGISPLGQRKPLPTVIDETATLFDTIMVSAGRRGLQVELAPDQLARLTRAIFAPIASG is encoded by the coding sequence GTGGCCGGCGCACCGACTCCGGCGATCGCCGTGCTCACCCGCGCGAAGGTCGCCCACACCCTGCAGCCGTACCACCACGACCCGGCGACCACCGCCTTCGGCGACGAGGTCGTGCAGGCCCTGGGCTGGCCGGCGGACCGAGTGTTCAAGACCCTGGTGGCCACGGTCGACGGGAAGCTGACGGTCGGGATCGTGCCCGTCGCCGCCCAGCTGGACCTCAAGGCGCTGGCCGCCGCCGCCGGCGGCAAGAAGGCCGGCATGGCCAAGGTCGCGGACGCCGAACGCTCCTCCGGGTACGTCGCCGGCGGCATCTCACCACTGGGGCAACGCAAGCCGCTACCGACCGTGATCGATGAGACGGCGACACTGTTCGACACCATCATGGTCAGCGCCGGGCGTCGCGGCCTGCAGGTGGAGCTGGCTCCCGACCAGCTGGCCAGACTGACCCGGGCAATCTTCGCCCCCATTGCATCAGGATGA